The following proteins are encoded in a genomic region of Ictalurus furcatus strain D&B chromosome 6, Billie_1.0, whole genome shotgun sequence:
- the LOC128608541 gene encoding uncharacterized protein LOC128608541: MVRLELEDVEKQIRGLLDKQAQLLERQTALETSCASAHISKVSTQRGISTPRPSTPYVSLCRDRAPRTFPAVVSVTPAPTHLGPWVNQRRKAQAGPQVRSSPPPVFEIPTRNRFAPLRQTRPNAVIVGDSIVRNVHVASSKGKVRTHCFSGACVLDVAAQVSGILKKDEHIGAVVLHAGTNDTRLRQTEVLKRDFSSLIETVRGRSPTAKIIVSGPLPTYRRGAEKFSRLLALNDWLVSWCNEQNLVFVNNWNLFWERPRLFRPDGLHPSSLGAELLSDNISKALHSK, encoded by the coding sequence atggtgcggctggaactggaggatgtggagaagcagatccgcggcctactcgacaagcaggcccagctgctggagcgacaaactgcgctggaaacatcttgtgcctctgcccacatatccaaggtaagcacacagcgtggtatttccactcccagGCCCTCTACGCCGtatgtttctctgtgcagggaccgtgcacctaggactttcccagccgtggtctccgtcacgccggcgccaacacacctcgggccttgggtgaaccagcggcggaAGGCGCAGGCTGGACCCCAGGTGAGGAGctctccacctccggtgttcgagattccgaccaggaaccgcttcgcccctctccgtcagaccagacctaacgctgtgatcgtcggggactccattgtgcggaacgtccatgtagcctcatctaaaggtaaggtgcgcacacactgtttttctggtgcttgtgtccttgatgtcgctgcgcaggtatctgggatcctgaagaaggacgagcacattggagcggttgtgctgcacgcggggacgaacgacaccaggctgcggcagacggaggttctgaagagggacttctccagcctgatcgagacggtacgaggcagatcacccactgcgaagatcatcgtctctggacctcttcccacatacagacgtggagcagaaaagttcagtagacttctagctttaaatgattggttagtctcttggtgtaatgagcagaatctggtgtttgtcaataactggaatctgttctgggagcgtcctaggttgtttcgtcctgatggcctgcaccccagcagccttggagcggaactgctgtctgacaacatctccaaggcgctacactccaagtga